The genomic region CGGCGGGCGGACGCCCGGGGCCTGGTTTCGGTTTGGGGAGCAGGGGCTCAATCACAGCCCATTGTTCGTCTGTCAGCTCATGTCTCGTACTCATACTTCCATTTTACATTGGCAGATCATGTTTTTGAAATAGCTTGTAACGTCATCTCTGGCGTCATTCATGATGTCCGATATCACATCTCTTTGTCAACTCGCTATACGTTCACATTACCTTTAAACTTGCTTTACTTTTTGCCGCAACTGACGAAGATGATAAGCAATGATTGGATAATCTCTCTTTAATCCTTCCAAAAACTTGTCCGATTTACTGTAATTCTCCCTGTATCCAGCGTGATTGATGTCGTTACGAAGATCTGATACCCGTTGAAAAGCCATCAATAACTCTGCATGCTCCATCAGTCGCCGCATCACATTCTGTTGTTCTTCTTGAAAATTATCAAGGGAACTTCGTCCTTGAATTACTTTAATCGTATCCCTAATCAACTCGTTCAATTCTTCCCGTTCATCCTTATTTCTGTAATCATATCCCTCTGTAAGACAAAAAGTTGTAATCACAGTCTCCCTTAAAAAGGTGTAAGCCTGTTGAATCAATCCATGCTTGAGACACCATTGCACCGTTTCCAGGCCTTCTTCGATATGGTCTCCAGCAGCCATTTTTTTGAGGCGGCCTTCTACACCATCGAATAAAGCGTATAAGGGATTAAAAGCCGGATAAGGTTCTTCCTTTCGAACCTGCTGCAAAGCTGCTAACGCTTCCTTGGCCGAACGGGATATTTCAAGACCACGGCAAGTTTGCAAATTTTCGGCGAGCTGATTCCACTTATTCGCCAACCTTTCCGCCACTATGACTCTCGGAGGCGGAGACGATTGTTTTTTCCGTGCCATCATATCCTTCTTTTCTTTCACCCATTTACTCAACGATTCTGCCCGACCGCTTTTTACAAAGGCATACACGTTGGTGATCCAATCCTGCATATCAACAAAATTTATTAGATTGAGTATGGGAGCCACACCATTGACTCGTTCTACATAATTGCCATAATAGATTCCGCGGATCCTTATTTCTTTGACCACTCTTGCTAAATGGATGACGAGCATCGCCAAGATCGGCTGATATCGAAAGGAATAAGTAATATCAAAATCGATTTCGTCACCTTTATCCAAACAATCTAATATTATTCCAAAGTCTGCCCAAAGTGCATCTTCCCGTCCAACACCAGAAATCCGGACATCCTCTGGTGTTACCCCAAGTACCTCCAATTCTGCCCGAAGTTTTTCCCAATATTCTTTATACGCCTGATCCGTAACAAAAATTATTACTCGGTCTGGGATCTCATTCTGCTTTTGCCACAATTCCAATAATGCCCTTTGAACAAACCCAGTTTCAGAAGACAGCTTCCCATCCATAGAATAATATACTGGATCATACTTACCTGTTCCCAAAAAAGAAAGAAACTTTCGCATGGAAGACCTCCTTAAAAATGTATTTGCTTTGGAATCCGCTATAGTTTAGGAAAATAGCGGATTGTTCCAAGACATCTCTAGTTTCCGTCCCCCCACACCAACATTTCCTTCATTTCTGCCCTTCAACGACAAATCGCCCGTATCCCACCGATGTCTTGGCACCGGCACCGATCCACTCCAGCGCTTCCTTCAGCCAGTTCATTACCTTATCTACATCGCGTTGATCCTCTTTTTTTCTCGGAGCGACGGCGAACACAAACGATTGCCCCCCCGACACCGTCAAAAAAGGAATCGGAATAGGTGCATACCGTTCAACCGGCGGATTTTTTTGCGGATCCCGATAATAGTCAGCAAAGTGAGGTGTCATCACGTCAATTTCCAATTTCACAGCAGCCCGGGGAAGGGCGTCAAAAAAGACAACGCTACCAATGCGTTTTGAAGAATCAGTGTGCTTGGATCCAAAAATACGATCAATCTCTGAATCGCCCGTCCATTCCTCCGCCCAAGCCCGAACCATTCCCTTCACCGAACTCCCGGGTAAATAAGGGGTTCCCAATACCGGGTGCCAAACAAATCCATTCTCCACTGGGTGCGAACGTCCCAAACCGGTAACAAACCGTCCCTCTGTCCGAGCGTACATCAGAAGACCATAGTGTGACCTCACCAACGCTTCCATCCGTTCGACGGCCTCTTGGATCAAAAGCTTGTCTCCACATCGTTTTTTCGTCACGGTTTGAATCCAATCGGCTTTCCTGTTGCCCAGCTCCCAGAAGTTCTTTGCAGAATTTTTACCTACATACACCTCCCATCGGTTGCAAAACTTGTCATACCAAAGGCCCGTATGAGCGGTATCAGGTATTTTATGCGGAAAACCCCTTCCGCCTTTATACAGCGGTGTCCGACCTTTCATTTTTATCCCCTGCCTTCTTCAAATAAGCCACTGCCAATTTTTTATGCCACTCCAACCAAGCCATCGCTTCAGCCTGCGCTTGGAGTTACTTGTCCCGGTCATTTTGAGTGATTGCTTCCAATACATCAGAGGCATTTCGGTAGGGCGCCCGATGATCATCCCGGCATAACCAACCTTGTACATCACGGTACAAAAGATAATGGGGATCCCGCTCGTTCTTTTTCGCCGCCGCCAAGAGCTGGGCCAAAGCTTGTCCCAGCCCGTTCATCAAGATGGTGGCAGGAAGACGTTCCACATAGTCGGCATAAGAATCTTGATCCTCTTCATTACAGTTTTTTTGGATCCATTTCACTTTTTCTAGCGAATCGGCCGCCCGCTCCTGATCCAACATTTGCGCATCCGACATATTCGTTCCCTCCTCATTCCCCAATGGACGTGATGCACCATCCTTGGCCAATCGTTTCATTGCCCCCCACCTGCAGATAGGGCTGTTTCATCAGAAGATCCCTCAACGCTCGCAGTACATTTCCGTCGTTAGTCCGGGAAATCAGGAGACCATAGAGAACCGTGTCCGGTGGCAGAGTTTCCTCATACCACAGATTTTGGCTCTCCTTAGTATTGTTGTCCAGTTGATTGCGTGCTTGAACTGCCAGACCAAACTTGGCAAAGTGGGAAAAATCATCATCGTTGATAATCACCAACTGACGCCCGAGCCTCCGGCGGGCCCGTTTGTGGTGAATAAGGGGAGCGACAGCGTCCACAATTCGATCCAAAATCCCTTGATCAATTTGTTTTACCTTGAAGGAGATCTCCTCCAAAAAAAGTTCCGATCCATCAATTTGCGCCAAGGCTGCCTCTCCCTTTCCCACCTCGATAGAACCAAAATCGTTGGGTCGCCCAATCAGAGCCAAATCCCGTTCCAACCTCTCCAGGATATAAGGACAGGTCACCCAGCGAAAATGACCGCTCAAGGAACGAATCGGCAGCAACAAAAGGCGAGCGTCGGTCACCAACACCATTCCGGCATTGGCTTGTTTTCCAAAAGCTTCATACACCAGGGGATCCTGTCTCCCACGCTCCCGCTCCACTTTGTCTCTGAGCGCCCCCTTCAAGCTGGAACCAACCACCACCGGATAACCAGTGGCTGCTTCCCGGGATACCGGCAGATCAATTGCGCCAGTCGACTGCCCACTACCCGGGTGAAGAGACGTTTCCGCCAACAATCCCATAATTAACGCTTCCATCCTTCACTTGCCTCCTTTTCACTCCATGTACCAATGAGCAATTGTCCCATGCCGTAACGGGAGCGGGGGCCGGTAACTTTTCCGTGCAATTCTTCGATTCTGTGACGTTCAGAAGCGGGAGCCTTGTAGAACCAGGTGCTTCCCGGGGGCAAAACCGGCCAAAGAGGACGCGGGCATCCATTTCGCATATCCCATCCACCGATTTGCATCATTTTGCCAAGACAAGCCGAAACACAACGCCCGGGCACCTCAGGCGGACCAGAACGAATGACAGCCTCAGGATCCTCGTACCACCCCGGGGTCAACAGCGTGACGGTAAACCGAATCAGGCCGTCTCCGTCTTCCATCAGCTCAGGTCGCTTCGGCCAGGGATTTATCATCTGAACCTTGGTAATAGTCGCTTCCACTGCCCGTCCTTCTCCACCCAGGGAAAGAACAGCTCGTTCCGGCAGCTTCCAGTCATCAGGAATCCCGTCAACACAGACAACAAGGCGCACATTTTTCATTGGACGGATCATCGTAATGCCATACAAGTGATGATCCTTCGCCGTCCGCTTGTCCCTCTCCCGCTCCAACCCTACGCGACGTTCTTCTTTCCATAATTCATCATGGGAATAAATTTGATGTTCTTTCGGCTTACCATC from Planifilum fimeticola harbors:
- the csx2 gene encoding TIGR02221 family CRISPR-associated protein, with translation MRKFLSFLGTGKYDPVYYSMDGKLSSETGFVQRALLELWQKQNEIPDRVIIFVTDQAYKEYWEKLRAELEVLGVTPEDVRISGVGREDALWADFGIILDCLDKGDEIDFDITYSFRYQPILAMLVIHLARVVKEIRIRGIYYGNYVERVNGVAPILNLINFVDMQDWITNVYAFVKSGRAESLSKWVKEKKDMMARKKQSSPPPRVIVAERLANKWNQLAENLQTCRGLEISRSAKEALAALQQVRKEEPYPAFNPLYALFDGVEGRLKKMAAGDHIEEGLETVQWCLKHGLIQQAYTFLRETVITTFCLTEGYDYRNKDEREELNELIRDTIKVIQGRSSLDNFQEEQQNVMRRLMEHAELLMAFQRVSDLRNDINHAGYRENYSKSDKFLEGLKRDYPIIAYHLRQLRQKVKQV
- the cmr6 gene encoding type III-B CRISPR module RAMP protein Cmr6 codes for the protein MKGRTPLYKGGRGFPHKIPDTAHTGLWYDKFCNRWEVYVGKNSAKNFWELGNRKADWIQTVTKKRCGDKLLIQEAVERMEALVRSHYGLLMYARTEGRFVTGLGRSHPVENGFVWHPVLGTPYLPGSSVKGMVRAWAEEWTGDSEIDRIFGSKHTDSSKRIGSVVFFDALPRAAVKLEIDVMTPHFADYYRDPQKNPPVERYAPIPIPFLTVSGGQSFVFAVAPRKKEDQRDVDKVMNWLKEALEWIGAGAKTSVGYGRFVVEGQK
- the cmr5 gene encoding type III-B CRISPR module-associated protein Cmr5, whose translation is MSDAQMLDQERAADSLEKVKWIQKNCNEEDQDSYADYVERLPATILMNGLGQALAQLLAAAKKNERDPHYLLYRDVQGWLCRDDHRAPYRNASDVLEAITQNDRDK
- the cmr4 gene encoding type III-B CRISPR module RAMP protein Cmr4; protein product: MEALIMGLLAETSLHPGSGQSTGAIDLPVSREAATGYPVVVGSSLKGALRDKVERERGRQDPLVYEAFGKQANAGMVLVTDARLLLLPIRSLSGHFRWVTCPYILERLERDLALIGRPNDFGSIEVGKGEAALAQIDGSELFLEEISFKVKQIDQGILDRIVDAVAPLIHHKRARRRLGRQLVIINDDDFSHFAKFGLAVQARNQLDNNTKESQNLWYEETLPPDTVLYGLLISRTNDGNVLRALRDLLMKQPYLQVGGNETIGQGWCITSIGE
- a CDS encoding type III-B CRISPR module-associated Cmr3 family protein; translation: MKTVWTFRALDTLFFRDGTPFHQGEGGFVQPKGTFPPTIMTLQGAIRTALARWRGWEPGRETDWPAKLGGPEDLGSLQLYGPYLQLGERMLYHAPLLLFGKKKEQTWEITRLVPGDPVCCDLGRDIRLPRLVCPVEGGDPLDAWLTCEGLEEVLADGKPKEHQIYSHDELWKEERRVGLERERDKRTAKDHHLYGITMIRPMKNVRLVVCVDGIPDDWKLPERAVLSLGGEGRAVEATITKVQMINPWPKRPELMEDGDGLIRFTVTLLTPGWYEDPEAVIRSGPPEVPGRCVSACLGKMMQIGGWDMRNGCPRPLWPVLPPGSTWFYKAPASERHRIEELHGKVTGPRSRYGMGQLLIGTWSEKEASEGWKR